In a single window of the Dreissena polymorpha isolate Duluth1 chromosome 3, UMN_Dpol_1.0, whole genome shotgun sequence genome:
- the LOC127872362 gene encoding adhesion G protein-coupled receptor L1-like, whose translation MIISVTCLLITLVTYFLFNELRTQPDINNLGQVISLIITQVLFQFGKEQHAYVPSSACALIGALRHFFWLLVIFPMNVCCWHMFRPLTNMPAKSFKQSYVLKTCVYTVYAVVGSLLFEAINIIVTVVYTENADVGYGDGSCYISMRVMVGYTFALPVFLIILANHVMFCIVVFKMKRNSTVQNSAESKRNYLKIFAKLSTLTGLSWIFGFIYTYTEIPVFVYLFIILSNGQGVFIFISFVGSKRVLNLYKIKYVPSHWREEIYNWRHYLHEQNAFQRL comes from the coding sequence ATGATAATCTCTGTCACGTGTCTGTTAATTACCTTGGTAACCTATTTCTTGTTCAATGAACTTCGCACACAGCCAGACATTAACAACTTGGGACAAGTGATCAGTCTAATAATCACACAGGTTTTATTTCAGTTTGGCAAGGAACAACACGCTTATGTTCCTTCTTCTGCATGTGCGCTCATCGGGGCGCTGAGGCATTTCTTCTGGCTTCTCGTAATCTTCCCGATGAACGTCTGTTGTTGGCACATGTTCCGCCCGTTGACCAACATGCCAGCTAAGTCATTCAAACAAAGCTATGTTTTGAAAACATGCGTATACACTGTATACGCCGTTGTTGGATCGCTGCTATTTGAAGCAATCAACATTATCGTGACCGTCGTTTATACAGAAAACGCCGATGTAGGATATGGAGACGGCAGTTGCTACATTTCTATGCGGGTAATGGTGGGATATACGTTTGCCTTACCCGTGTTTCTCATAATTCTAGCGAACCATGTCATGTTCTGCATAGTTGTTTTCAAGATGAAAAGGAACTCCACTGTTCAAAATTCAGCCGAATCAAAacgcaattatttaaaaatatttgcaaagcttTCTACGTTGACCGGCCTTTCTTGGATATTTGGTTTCATATACACGTATACGGAGATTCCAgtgtttgtatatttgtttatcattttatctAATGGGCAAGGCGTTTTTATATTCATATCATTTGTCGGCAGCAAGCGTGTGTTaaacttatacaaaataaaatatgtgccCAGTCATTGGAGAGAAGAGATATACAATTGGCGTCATTATCTACACGAACAGAACGCATTTCAAAGATTATAA